In Aythya fuligula isolate bAytFul2 chromosome 19, bAytFul2.pri, whole genome shotgun sequence, one genomic interval encodes:
- the SLC2A8 gene encoding solute carrier family 2, facilitated glucose transporter member 8, with protein MAAEESRYLLGYPASDAYQRVQNKKLYLATFAAVLGPLSFGFVLGYSSPVIPELREINDPTLRLDSSQASWFGSVVTLGAAAGGILGGYLVDRVGRKLSLMLCSIPYVSGYVVIISAQNVWMLYFGRILTGLASGITSLVVPVYISEISHTKVRGMLGSCVQLMVVTGILGAYIAGITLKWHWLAVLCSFPPCIMLLLMSFMPETPRFLLNQNKHAEAIASLQFLRGPYMDHEWECRQIKANVEEEGLNLYEFKNPSIYRPLLIGMALMFLQQVTGINAVMFYAEIIFEDANFKDSRMASVVVGAVQVCFTAVAALIIDKTGRKVLLYMSGIIMAVSTALFGLYFKMVLPHGNNSSNANLCFTLNSVSPGTENNLSWLAVVSLGLFVAGFAVGWGPVPWLVMSEIFPLKARGISSGACVLTNWVMAFLVTKEFHDLIALISYGTFWLFSAFCCLSVIFTAFYVPETKGQTLEQIEAHFRRS; from the exons ATGGCGGCAGAGGAGTCGCGGTACCTGCTGGGTTACCCGGCTTCGGACGCTTACCAGAG AGTGCAAAACAAGAAGCTGTACCTGGCCACGTTTGCTGCTGTCTTAGGACCACTTAGCTTTGGCTTCGTGCTAGGCTATAGCTCACCTGTTATACCAGAGCTGAGGGAAATCAATGATCCTACATTAAGATTAGACAGCAGTCAAGCATCGTGGTTTGGG TCTGTAGTAACAttaggagctgctgctggaggaataCTGGGAGGCTATCTTGTGGATAGAGTTGGGAGAAAGCTGAGTCTAATGCTGTGCTCAATACCGTATGTCTCTGGATATGTAGTTATTATTTCAGCTCAGAATGTCTGGATGCTTTATTTTGGACGAATACTGACTGGCTTAGCCAGCGGAATTACTTCACTTGTTGTTCCG GTGTATATATCTGAAATATCTCATACAAAAGTCCGTGGTATGCTTGGCTCTTGTGTTCAGCTGATGGTGGTAACTGGCATACTTGGAGCCTACATTGCAG gAATAACACTGAAATGGCACTGGCTGGCAGTGTTGTGTTCTTTTCCACCCTGCATAATGCTTTTGTTGATGTCCTTCATGCCTGAAACACCAAGATTTCTGCTGAATCAGAACAAACACGCAGAAGCCATAGCTTCTTTACAGTTTCTGCGGGGACCATATATGGACCATGAATGGGAATGTAGGCAGATCAAAGCTAATGTTGAGGAGGAG GGACTAAACCTCTATGAATTTAAGAATCCTTCAATCTACAGGCCACTTCTTATTGGTATGGCTCTGATGTTCCTTCAGCAAGTAACAGGCATTAATGCAGTTATGTTTTATGCAGAAATTATCTTTGAAGATGCAAACTTCAAG GACAGCAGAATGGCTTCTGTTGTTGTGGGTGCTGTACAAGTATGTTTCACTGCTGTGGCTGCACTTATCATAGATAAAACTGGACGGAAAGTGCTGCTTTACATGTCTG GGATCATCATGGCTGTCAGTACTGCATTGTTTGGGCTTTACTTTAAAATGGTCCTTCCACATGGGAACAACTCATCAAATGCTAATCTGTGTTTCACTCTAAACTCAGTATCCccaggaacagaaaacaaccTATCCTGGCTTGCAGTAGTAAGCCTAGGGCTCTTTGTTGCTG GTTTTGCTGTTGGCTGGGGTCCTGTTCCATGGCTGGTGATGTCTGAAATTTTCCCACTTAAAGCTAGGGGCATATCTAGTGGCGCCTGTGTGTTAACAAACTGGGTTATGGCATTCTTGGTAACTAAGGAATTTCATGATTTGATA GCTTTAATATCCTATGGCACATTCTGGctcttctctgccttctgctgcctcaGTGTGATTTTTACAGCCTTTTATGTACCTGAAACAAAAGGACAGACCCTGGAACAGATTGAAGCCCACTTCAGAAGATCTTAA